A DNA window from Camelina sativa cultivar DH55 chromosome 13, Cs, whole genome shotgun sequence contains the following coding sequences:
- the LOC104737822 gene encoding putative homeobox-leucine zipper protein ATHB-51 — protein sequence MEWSTTSNVQNERDPFMPPPRLESNWLHSFNYDLFAGNSYTHAAVTQTGPVPESEKMINTYHCDSSNNNEMIKKNKRLTSEQIASLEVSFQEDIKLDSERKLKLSRELGLQPRQTAVWFQNRRARWKVKHLEESYDSLRQEYDAVWKENQMLYDEVKKLRAIILRDQGLMMNINQIAGGGQTNGIGGYNNSPMIVASSRWTPISQPPNPW from the exons ATGGAATGGTCAACGACGAGCAACGTCCAAAACGAGAGAGATCCGTTCATGCCTCCGCCACGGTTGGAGTCTAACTGGCTCCACAGCTTCAACTATGATCTTTTTGCAG GGAATTCCTATACACATGCTGCTGTTACGCAGACCGGGCCGGTACCGGAATCAGAGAAGATGATCAATACGTACCACTGTGATTCGAGTAACAACAACGagatgataaagaaaaataagaggCTAACGAGTGAACAAATAGCTTCACTGGAAGTAAGTTTTCAAGAAGATATCAAATTAGATTCAGAGAGGAAACTAAAGCTGTCGAGGGAGCTTGGTCTGCAGCCACGTCAGACAGCGGTTTGGTTCCAGAACCGCCGTGCGCGGTGGAAGGTGAAGCATCTCGAGGAGTCATACGACTCGCTTAGGCAAGAGTACGATGCTGTTTGGAAAGAGAATCAGATGCTATACGATGAG GTGAAGAAGCTGAGAGCTATAATACTAAGAGACCAAGGTTTGATGATGAACATCAACCAAATCGCTGGAGGAGGTCAAACTAACGGTATTGGTGGATACAATAATAGTCCGATGATTGTTGCTTCTTCTCGCTGGACACCGATATCGCAGCCGCCTAACCCGTGGTAG